The genomic DNA ACCAATTGGCTAACAGCTGAAATTCACGCCAACCTAACCGGAAAAAGCGGTTACTGGCAGGGTCGTGTAATGTCCAGGTTGGCGCCCCCTGTTGATCACGAGGGCCTTGAACGAGTTGAATTTCCTGTCTTAATGGCGGCAGTATGGAGTTCAATTGTAAGCTTACGCTGGGTTCCATTCCTTATCCTTTACAACTGTCGGCCTATTAATCCATTATAAGCCTAGCCATCGCCGAGCCTCAGCTAGTGGGCGGCGGAAAATATAATAAAACAATGAAACACTTTCTGAGTAAACTTTTGCAACACCTTTTAAACCCAGTCGTGGTGACTGCTGATCAGCAACAAACGTTGCTTTTAATCGATAGGCTAAAATATCCTGTGGTGATAAAGTGGCCTCATAACTGGTTTGTTGGATAATTCCTTTTATTGATCGAACTGGATCAATATTTAAAAATAGTCGTAACTCTGCGCCTTGATCCAAAGCGATAGCATCATCCACTGGCAGCCATATTTCCAACCAAGTGTCGTGAATATCCGCCAATGTCATGACTTTTTCACCAACAACGACAGGTTTTCCCAACCAGTCATTAATGTCATCAAAAATCACTACCCCTGCTCGCTCAGCAACTACCTGAGTGCGATTTAACAACTCAGCATAATAGTCAACTTCAGCCTGCTTCTCGGCCAATACCGCTTTTAAAATGGCTAGCTCACTTTTACTACGTGCGTCAGCAAATGCCTGCTGTGTGGCCCTTAAATAGTTTGCATCAGCCACTTCCAGTGCTTTGTTAGCTACCGCATGTTTATTACGAATATTAGTATCATCCAAGGTAAATAATACATCTCCCTTTTTGACCTCTTGATTAGGCGTAATATTGATCCCATGAATTACACCATCCATTGGGGCACTGATTACAATAGGATTTCTCGCCACCACCTGAGCATTCGCCAATACACTCATTCGTACCGGAATAAAGCCCAATAAAATGAACAATAACAGGAACCACTTGATACGCCCGCTTACATGGGCATAAAGCACTTGTCGCCAGTTTTTTTGAGGAGCCAGCGCTTCCCAGCTGTAGGTATAAGCGTCTAACAAATAATCTAAAATCGTGATGTCACTTTTTAACCAAGGCTTTTTTCTTAACAACCACAAACCACCCTGTATCACCCCACTTGCTGAAATCAATGGACACC from Spartinivicinus poritis includes the following:
- a CDS encoding efflux RND transporter periplasmic adaptor subunit, which produces MEEALVHDAAEQNLDPRLKSLAGLLQMERDIRQLHNRDQLKFMICNETHRLVPYDQAIFVVFPVSDSSQHDLQSVKVEAISSISQVDSDAPLVAWLKSVVKHLVKTEDARNISEIKPDSIPLVLRKEWFSWCPGQVLWCPLISASGVIQGGLWLLRKKPWLKSDITILDYLLDAYTYSWEALAPQKNWRQVLYAHVSGRIKWFLLLFILLGFIPVRMSVLANAQVVARNPIVISAPMDGVIHGINITPNQEVKKGDVLFTLDDTNIRNKHAVANKALEVADANYLRATQQAFADARSKSELAILKAVLAEKQAEVDYYAELLNRTQVVAERAGVVIFDDINDWLGKPVVVGEKVMTLADIHDTWLEIWLPVDDAIALDQGAELRLFLNIDPVRSIKGIIQQTSYEATLSPQDILAYRLKATFVADQQSPRLGLKGVAKVYSESVSLFYYIFRRPLAEARRWLGL